The proteins below come from a single Hirundo rustica isolate bHirRus1 chromosome 6, bHirRus1.pri.v3, whole genome shotgun sequence genomic window:
- the AP4S1 gene encoding AP-4 complex subunit sigma-1 isoform X1, with protein MIKFFLMVNKQGQTRLSRYYEHVEINKRTVLEAEVIKNCLSRSKDECSFIEYKDFKLVYRQYAALFIVVGIDQTENEMAVYELIHNFVEVLDKYFSRVSELDVSFSIMFNLDRVHIILDEMVLNGCIVETNRNRILAPLFVLDKVAEG; from the exons atgatAAAATTTTTTCTTATGGTTAACAAACAAGGACAAACAAGACTGTCCAGGTATTATGAGCATGTAGAAATTAATAAACGGACAGTGCTGGAAGctgaagtaattaaaaactGTCTCTCCCGTTCAAAGGATGAG TGCTCTTTCATTGAGTATAAGGACTTCAAGCTGGTGTACCGACAGTATGCAGCCCTTTTCATAGTTGTTGGCATCGACCAGACAGAG aatgAGATGGCAGTATATGAGCTAATTCATAATTTTGTGGAAGTTTTGGACAAATACTTCAGCAGAGTG AGCGAATTAGATGTATCCTTTTCA ATCATGTTCAATTTGGACAGGGTGCACATCATTTTGGATGAAATGGTGCTAAATGGTTGCATCGTGGAAACGAACCGGAACAGAATTCTCGCCCCTCTGTTTGTGCTTGACAAAGTGGCAGAAGGCTAG
- the AP4S1 gene encoding AP-4 complex subunit sigma-1 isoform X2 — protein sequence MIKFFLMVNKQGQTRLSRYYEHVEINKRTVLEAEVIKNCLSRSKDECSFIEYKDFKLVYRQYAALFIVVGIDQTENEMAVYELIHNFVEVLDKYFSRVSELDIMFNLDRVHIILDEMVLNGCIVETNRNRILAPLFVLDKVAEG from the exons atgatAAAATTTTTTCTTATGGTTAACAAACAAGGACAAACAAGACTGTCCAGGTATTATGAGCATGTAGAAATTAATAAACGGACAGTGCTGGAAGctgaagtaattaaaaactGTCTCTCCCGTTCAAAGGATGAG TGCTCTTTCATTGAGTATAAGGACTTCAAGCTGGTGTACCGACAGTATGCAGCCCTTTTCATAGTTGTTGGCATCGACCAGACAGAG aatgAGATGGCAGTATATGAGCTAATTCATAATTTTGTGGAAGTTTTGGACAAATACTTCAGCAGAGTG AGCGAATTAGAT ATCATGTTCAATTTGGACAGGGTGCACATCATTTTGGATGAAATGGTGCTAAATGGTTGCATCGTGGAAACGAACCGGAACAGAATTCTCGCCCCTCTGTTTGTGCTTGACAAAGTGGCAGAAGGCTAG